DNA sequence from the Entomomonas asaccharolytica genome:
TTTTTAATAAACTATTATTAATCAAATGGCACTATAAATGATACTAAATTTAAAAAATTCATTATTAATTAAAATAACCATTTGGTAATTCAATTATTTTTCCTATGATTCTGAGTAGTACGTTACGCGCTACCTTTATCTAGAGATATTTATAGCTTTATTTTTAACCATTAGATCTATTATCACTACATCCTCTTTTTAGCAGATATATTTCAAAGCTGGCAATCCCAGAAATAAAAAACTTCAAATTTCAATGGTATGTACTGTAATGTTGGCTAATTTATGTTATCAGTCTGGTCAAACAAACTTACTTGAAGTACTAGATACACAATGGGCATTATTTAACTCAGAAATAGAGTTAGTTAAAAGTACAACTTAATGTAGTGACTAACCGATACCAAGTATTAGGAAAGTACTGGAAATAAACCAAAACAAGTTATTTAGTTATATTAATCTATTAATTTGTACTGTAGCAGTGAAACTCAAAAATCATAGCAATTATTGTAAAATAATGCCATTTTCATTGTTACTAAAGTAAATTTAGAGAATAAGAGACTTAAAAGTCAATTGAGGAAATAATAAAAATAAGACTTTTCAATTTTTATAAAAATACTTAAAAAACTATTAATTGAACTTAATCAAAAAATTAACTATTAATCAATCAGTCATAAATTTGAACCATACACTAGCCTCCAACTACTACTTTTTACTTTCAGAACATTACTGTTCTATAAAGTTAAATAAAAACTATAAAAGCATCTTTACCTTCTTTTTTTATTGCGGCAGAAGCGCTTGAAGGTTATGTACGTACGTATAACACTTGACGCCTACCGCGACCTTGACAAAGAACAACGCAACGCATAGCGACTGTTTAAGGAACATTGCTCTAAAAAACGAAGCGGTAGCCAACGTTTACCTGCTTCTTGTCAAAACGGCTGCCACTTGCATAGTCCACGTCCACATAGAGGGAATGACGGTTCGCGATCTCGCCCGTTACCCCCAGCCCTACGTCCAGCCATTCTCCCTTGTAGTTGTAATTATTGTGGAACACTTTGTTGTAATGCACGTCCACATCGGCCGTGAATTCCCTCACATAACCGGCCTTGAGATAGACATTCAGCGGTATCTGGCTTTCCTTGAGGTTATAGCCCATTAGCCCGCCAGCGCGAAACAGTGTGGAATCATATGCGCTCATCTTCGTATCCAAGCCGTTGTTGGAAGAAAAGGATACCTTATTTTGATACGTATACACCCCCTGCACCTGCGGTTCCACGTAAAAACCCTGCCGATTTTCGGCAAAGTAAAACCGTTTACCGATTTCCAAGCCGAAAGTGTAGGCGTTGCTCGAACCATCTCCTTTAACCGTCATGCCTTGGCTGTCCGAGGTCTTAAACTGGTTCCGGATATGCGATACTTTGGCAGTGGCGTCGATATAGAGATCGTCCTCAGTACCCCAAAGAGCATAGAGACCAGCATGGAAGCTCTTCATATCACTGCTGGACTTGTCATGCTCTGGGCTGCCCCACGTATAGCCACCCATAACGCCCACAAAAAACTTGTCACTGATCGAACTCAGGTTTTTATCAGCCCCGAACTGAATTCCGTAATAATCCATGGAATATTTGGAAAGTTGATGAAACTCTGTGGCGTCCAAACGGCCGACAAAGCTCCTTGCCCATACGTCACCCTCTCGAGTGTGTCTAAGATCGCCCATCCTTTGCAACAATGTCTGGAGCTCAATATAGGTTATAACGTAGTTGGTGGTTATGAAGTTGGACGATGTTTCGGCTGGTCTGTTGAGATCGGGTGGAACCCCAGTTCCAGTTCCACCTCCACCGCCACTACCACTGCCGCCACCTCCACCGCCGCCACCCGGATTAGTCACGCCCCCGTCGGCCACGAGATACCAGTGTCCATCGCTGTTTTGAATGAGCTTGTAAGTGTATTGGCCTATGTCCACAGATTTTCCCTGATAGAGCGAGAAGCTCCCGCCGCCATCAACGCTGTGCACAAGCTTCAATACTTCCTGCCCGTTGACAGCCACGCTACCGAGTCCGAGCTGGGCACTGGGGACAAGCAAACTGTGGCTGCCGCCGGTGTTGGTGACATGAATAAGGTCACCGTCATTGTAAGCACCTACCCCAATCCCATTAACATGAGGCCGCAATTCAAAATTACCGTTGCCTGATAAATTGAGAATGTCCAGTTGAACCCTGTTGGCCGCCCCATTCATATTGTAGTTCTGCGCCCCTAGATACACCCAAGCTCCGTCGCTCAGGGAAAGATTGGACACAGCGGAGGCGTATTGGGTGCCTGTGGCCCCGTTGGCCGCCGATATACGGTTGGATTGGGTGACATACCAGGCAGTTCCTGAGCCATTCAGAGAAATATCGGCATTCCCCCACTCAATCGCGCTGGAGCCCTTAAGCCAACTGTTGCCGTTGAGAGTAAACGTGGCTGTCGTGCCCGCCCCAGTGAAAAGGTCGCCCGTCAGATTACTACTGTCGTTAAGGGTCACCGTCGTGCTTCCGCCAGGCTCCGTATTGACATTCCCGACCCAGCGGCTGGCGTCGTTAAGGGTAAATGTTGACTGACTGCCACCCAAAGTGGTCAGGTCGCCACTAATCGTGGTGTTATCATTGGTGGTGAAGGTCAGTATGCCGCTCCCGCTCACGTCCATGTTACCAGTGTATGAAGCGCTGTCCCACAAGGTGAAGTGCGAAGTGCCACTGCCTTGTACAGTAAGGTCGCCATCCACGAACGAAGTGCCGCTGGCATAGAGATCAAGGACCGAGGAACCGCTTTCGGATATGATTGGGCCGTGCAGGCTGGCTGAGTCACTGAGATAGAGTGTGAGCTTGCCGCCAGAGGTCACTGTCAGACCGCTGGACATCGTCGTCCTGTCCCTTGCGCGGACAGTGATGTTGGTTGAGGAACCTCCAGTGATCTGACCGCTAATTTCAGCGTCATCTGCTAAATTCAACTCCACCATGCCACCAGAACTCTCAAGAAGTAAATCGCCGATATAATGTGCGTTTCCGTAGAGGTAGATGTTCGCGTGCGCTCCATTGTTGATGTCCAGAACCCCGTGAAAGGTCGAGTCGCCTCCAGCCGTCAGGTATAGATGCCCTCCCAAGGTGCCTTCTATACGTCCGGTGACGGAAACGTCGTCCAGAGTCGAGACTCTTACTATACCAGTGTCGTGAACCGTGAGGTTGCCCTGAAGAATATCGTCCCCACTAAAGGTATAGGACAAATCCTGGCCAGAACCGACATCAATGTCTCCAGTATAGACAGTCGCTACGGACGAACCAGCATGGAAGAACAAAGCAAAAAACAAGGTCGCGATACAGCTAGTAATTTCAACATCATGTGTATGAGTATTAAATATCTCTTTTTCTTCATAAATCTGCGCTGTATTCTTCTTAATAGCAGATTCCAGATTTTTTAATGAAAAAGTTTTCACTATTGTCATACACCATATCCCCAAAAATATTCTTAACATTACATACAGGTGATTTTATCTGTATATTCATATTTAACTCTTAAAATAACGATTTAGATTATTTTTTAAGTAAAGCATATTTCATAAGATTTATTAGAGCAATGCGACGATATGCTTAAAATTTAAATGAATATCTTGCAAATCACACATAGATATATTTGGGAATAGTCCAATATAGTTGTTCGGGTTTTTATTTGTTTGTTGTTTATCTAGTCTAGTTAGCTTTTGCTAATTTAAAGACTTCCTTCCACCAGTTAGCAAAATTGAGTTTATGCCCATCAAGCCAAATGGGTTGTCCAATAATCGGGGTTATAAGTTGGAATTTTTGTTTTAGTCTTGCCTCTGTAATACCAATAAAAGACTCATTCCATGTATGCCTTGATATCGAAAATTTACCAATATGCATAGCAATAAAATCTTTGTATGTAAGTCATCAGCAGGTTGTACTGCTTCTTCTGGTATCATATGGATAAAGAGCCAACGTGAATCATATTGGCTCCTATCTAATATAACTAAATCAAACTCACCTAATGCATCACCAATTTCTTTAAAATGAGGATCATAGCCACTGCCCTCCCTGAAGAAGATTTTATGTTGAGGTGTTTGTAGTGCAAAAGCTGCCCATAATGTTTTATTTTTATCAAATAATCGACCTGAATAATGACGAGTAGGAAGTATATAAACAGTAAGCTCAGAATCAGCATGAAAGGATGTTTGCCAAACAACTTCATGGATGTTCTCAGATAGATAACCCCAATACTCTAAGTGTGAACCAATACCTAATGGTGTAATTACTTGACGGTCTTTATTACTTAATTGGGTGATAGTTGGATAATCCAGATGATCCCAGTGGTCATGTGAAATTAATAAATAATGATTTCAGGTATATCTTTTACAGTATAGATACTCGTGCCATTAAAAACTTTGTTGATAAAAGATAGAGGTGAAGCAAAATTGCTTAACATTGGATCTATCAAAATCCGCTGTCTATTTAATTGGATAAAGTAAGAAGAATGTCCTAACCAGATCACAACATCTCGACTTTTACATAAAGTATGTAAATTAGTTTTAAAAGTCGGAATATCAGAAAATGGTGTTGTTTGTGCTTTTTCTACCCAAAATTGCTCCAAATAATCGAAAGACTGGTTGCTCCCTCAATTAACGTGGATGTTGGAATTGTATTTTGAAACTCACCATTATGGAATTGATAGATTGCTGAAGTTGTTCAAAGTGTACACCAATAGGATTTTTACCAAATTTTGGATAATGTAAAAACACACGTACTCCTAATATAAAACAGATGAGCATAACGATAAAAATAAGTAAAAACTTAGTAAATATTTTAATTAATACCAGTCGTGCTTTTCATTACGGTCAAGAGTATTGATTTTAGCCATTTCCTCTTCCGTCAGCTCAAAATCAAATATATTTAAATTTTCTCTGATATGGTCTGGATTACTTGAGCCTGGTATGACAACCACACTTTTTTGCAAATTCCATCTAAGAATGACTTGTGCAGAAGACTTGTTATGTGCCTGTGCAATCTCTAAGATAGTGGGATTATTGAGTAACTCTTTAGTATGACCACGTCCGCCTAGTGGATACCAACCCTGCACAACAATTCCTTTACTCTGTATAAAAAGAATCACATTATTGTCCTGATAATAGGGGTGTATTTCGTTCTGGACCAGCGCAGGTGTGATCGTAATTTGTGGGAGAAATTTATCTAGTTCAGTAATATAATAACAAGATAGTCCTATGGAGCGTATTTTACCGTCTTTCACTGCCTCTTCCATTGCTTTGTAAGCTTCTACATCTTGTCTACCAGGATGATGCAATAACATCATATCAATATAACCAACATCAAGTTTTTGAAAGGCTTCTTCAATAGCCGCTTCAGCACGAGCATACTGGCTTGGATATAATTTAGTAATGATAAAAATTTCTTCACGGGGAATACCAGATTGTCGGACTGCCTGCCCAACACATTTTTCATTGCCATATATAAATGCAGTATCAATTAGACGGCCACCTGCTTTGAGGTGTTCAGAAACAGATCGAACACAAACCTCTTCTTTTAGGCTATAGGTTCCTAATCCTGAAATAGGCATTCGATAGCCACTGTTAAGTAAAACCATTTTTGTGGCAAAATTAAAAGAACCAATATCTTGAGAATTTTTTGCTAGTGTTCTTTTTGACATTATTGATATCTCCCGACTTTCCTCAGCCTGACATCCTACCGATACTAACAATATTATAATAAGTATAAAAATATTGATTTTTTTATTAGTCATGGCTAATTTTCCATAATGCTTTGTAGGTTCCTTGCTTAGTAACCTTTTATCATCAAGTATAAGCTTGGTTCATTTTTAACACGCTATTTCTCCAGACGCTCAATCAACTGTTGCTGATATTCAGATAGTTTTGAACTCGATACCGCTTGAAACACCAAGGGCGGTAAATATGTCATACCTGTATGTAGGGCGCTTGCTTGCATAGGAGTAAATACATCTTCTAGATTTATACCGACTCTGCCTGTTTTTCCATAAGTAGTACTACCTCCCGCAGCAGTGGTTACCACTAACATTTCCTTCCCTTGCCATGATCCAGGACCTACACTCCCCCAAACATCATTCATATAGGCTTTCATCATGGGAGTGATATTGAACCAGTGGGTTGGGAACATAAATACAATACGGTCATGCTGACGAGTAATTTCACGTTCCTTTTCTCCGTCAATAGCACGTGTATCATAACCATAAATGCTTTCCAGATTACGTATGGTAACGTTATCAACGCTTTCTGCAGCCTGTTGTAACCCTTTGATCATAACTGATCGTTCAGGGTAAGGATGGGAAACAATAAGCAGAGTTTTGATATTAGTTTTATATGGTTTGTCAGCTGCCAGTGCACTATTGGTGCTGAATAAACCGCAAGCCAATGAAAATACTAAAGCTAATCCTGTTTTCAACAGATTATATTGTTGCATAGTTAAACTCCTTTAATAAATTGACCATCTAATTAATAAGCTGAGTATTGTATTTGTAACCTTTGCTCTAGCTGCTTAACGGAGGCTTTTCTATTTTAGGGAAATTAATGGGTTTCTGATAGACATAAATCTGCTTGATTATTGCCTAATCCAGCCAAAACTTTATGGTTTATTCAATGACCAAAATGTGTCGGAAAATTGCTTTCACGATTTGGGCTAATTTAATATAAGGGAGAGTGCTATGAATCAATATTTAAACGAGATATAGACACATGCACTGTTGAAAGAAAAACTTCTCAACTTAGTGCCACATCAGGATCGTATTGCGACTACGATTGTTGGCTTGATGTTAAGCCGCATAAATAATAGCAATGCAGCTGAAAGCTGCTTTTATCAACCCATGGTGGCGATTATTGTTCAAGGTTTTAAAAGTTCGTTGATCGGTAATGAAGAATACAATTATGGTGAAGGTAGCTGCATGGTGGTGGGTGTCCATATGCTAGGCATTTACTACATTTTAGAAATATCGCTAGAACAACCCTTTTTATCCATGTCATTAAAGTTAGAACATTATATCAACTCTCAACTGTTAGCTAGATTACCAGCACTGACTCGTCCTAAGTCAAACTCGCCTAAAGCGAACGTTGTTTCAGAAACGCCTTTTGCTGTATTAAAAGCGTTTGTTCATTTGATTGATCTTCTTAATACGTTGGAAAGAATCCCAGTGCTTGCACCAATGATTGTTCGAAAAATTCACTTTCATCTTTTGGCTGATATTCAACTTC
Encoded proteins:
- a CDS encoding autotransporter outer membrane beta-barrel domain-containing protein, producing MTIVKTFSLKNLESAIKKNTAQIYEEKEIFNTHTHDVEITSCIATLFFALFFHAGSSVATVYTGDIDVGSGQDLSYTFSGDDILQGNLTVHDTGIVRVSTLDDVSVTGRIEGTLGGHLYLTAGGDSTFHGVLDINNGAHANIYLYGNAHYIGDLLLESSGGMVELNLADDAEISGQITGGSSTNITVRARDRTTMSSGLTVTSGGKLTLYLSDSASLHGPIISESGSSVLDLYASGTSFVDGDLTVQGSGTSHFTLWDSASYTGNMDVSGSGILTFTTNDNTTISGDLTTLGGSQSTFTLNDASRWVGNVNTEPGGSTTVTLNDSSNLTGDLFTGAGTTATFTLNGNSWLKGSSAIEWGNADISLNGSGTAWYVTQSNRISAANGATGTQYASAVSNLSLSDGAWVYLGAQNYNMNGAANRVQLDILNLSGNGNFELRPHVNGIGVGAYNDGDLIHVTNTGGSHSLLVPSAQLGLGSVAVNGQEVLKLVHSVDGGGSFSLYQGKSVDIGQYTYKLIQNSDGHWYLVADGGVTNPGGGGGGGGSGSGGGGGTGTGVPPDLNRPAETSSNFITTNYVITYIELQTLLQRMGDLRHTREGDVWARSFVGRLDATEFHQLSKYSMDYYGIQFGADKNLSSISDKFFVGVMGGYTWGSPEHDKSSSDMKSFHAGLYALWGTEDDLYIDATAKVSHIRNQFKTSDSQGMTVKGDGSSNAYTFGLEIGKRFYFAENRQGFYVEPQVQGVYTYQNKVSFSSNNGLDTKMSAYDSTLFRAGGLMGYNLKESQIPLNVYLKAGYVREFTADVDVHYNKVFHNNYNYKGEWLDVGLGVTGEIANRHSLYVDVDYASGSRFDKKQVNVGYRFVF
- a CDS encoding MBL fold metallo-hydrolase gives rise to the protein MSHDHWDHLDYPTITQLSNKDRQVITPLGIGSHLEYWGYLSENIHEVVWQTSFHADSELTVYILPTRHYSGRLFDKNKTLWAAFALQTPQHKIFFREGSGYDPHFKEIGDALGEFDLVILDRSQYDSRWLFIHMIPEEAVQPADDLHTKILLLCILVNFRYQGIHGMSLLLVLQRQD
- a CDS encoding aldo/keto reductase; translated protein: MVLLNSGYRMPISGLGTYSLKEEVCVRSVSEHLKAGGRLIDTAFIYGNEKCVGQAVRQSGIPREEIFIITKLYPSQYARAEAAIEEAFQKLDVGYIDMMLLHHPGRQDVEAYKAMEEAVKDGKIRSIGLSCYYITELDKFLPQITITPALVQNEIHPYYQDNNVILFIQSKGIVVQGWYPLGGRGHTKELLNNPTILEIAQAHNKSSAQVILRWNLQKSVVVIPGSSNPDHIRENLNIFDFELTEEEMAKINTLDRNEKHDWY
- a CDS encoding NAD(P)H-dependent oxidoreductase, producing MQQYNLLKTGLALVFSLACGLFSTNSALAADKPYKTNIKTLLIVSHPYPERSVMIKGLQQAAESVDNVTIRNLESIYGYDTRAIDGEKEREITRQHDRIVFMFPTHWFNITPMMKAYMNDVWGSVGPGSWQGKEMLVVTTAAGGSTTYGKTGRVGINLEDVFTPMQASALHTGMTYLPPLVFQAVSSSKLSEYQQQLIERLEK
- a CDS encoding AraC family transcriptional regulator, with protein sequence MKEKLLNLVPHQDRIATTIVGLMLSRINNSNAAESCFYQPMVAIIVQGFKSSLIGNEEYNYGEGSCMVVGVHMLGIYYILEISLEQPFLSMSLKLEHYINSQLLARLPALTRPKSNSPKANVVSETPFAVLKAFVHLIDLLNTLERIPVLAPMIVRKIHFHLLADIQLPLENITRVDGLKVLRSIENIGALSISEKCRGWLNELFRHAIVEGLINHNPAADIDIVALPQKPTQNNPYLKMDELPDSIKTLNNYFI